The following proteins are encoded in a genomic region of Gemmatimonadaceae bacterium:
- a CDS encoding peptide ABC transporter substrate-binding protein, whose translation MSKATRFLFPVTGALLLAACGAPADTAASPSVGGTLVISAVADADLLLPPLALTGQALQITDQLFDRLVQPSMDSAGTLSYAPALATRWSWRADSLAIDFTLADNARWHDGQPVTAEDVRFSFAAYADSALGSPTREALHDIDSVQITGAHAVRVWFARRGPSQFSDAATQVRVLPKHLLDSIPRASWRSSAFARQPVGSGRFRFGSWQAGTRIELITDSANYRGRAKLDRVVWTIAPDPAAAMLRLTSGDADFLEGVRPDGVAELAKHPNVRVLRSPGLAYGYLQFNLMAPRSATVPHPLFGQRELRRALSAGVNRALAVQQVLGSEARVALGPVTRIQLGADTLLPAIAYDTLRARAVLDSLGWVRGANGVRAKGGAPLRFSLLVPGTSTQRVRLAEVLQPMFTALGAQVEITSLEFGAFMGRLAAGDFDAAIMAIGADPDLGGIRGVWGSDASRLKGGPNFGLYASAAFDSAVTTGLRTTDAAAARRAFQPAYRLILEDAPAIWLFEPYTLSGVSTAITTEGVRPDAWWAQLAEWTRVPAAAPAVKR comes from the coding sequence ATGTCGAAGGCCACGCGCTTCCTGTTTCCTGTTACCGGTGCGCTGCTGCTGGCCGCCTGCGGTGCGCCAGCCGACACCGCCGCCTCGCCCAGCGTGGGCGGCACGCTCGTGATCAGCGCCGTGGCCGATGCCGATCTGCTGTTGCCGCCGCTCGCCCTCACGGGCCAGGCGCTCCAGATCACCGATCAGCTGTTCGACCGGCTGGTGCAGCCGTCGATGGACAGCGCCGGCACCCTGAGCTACGCGCCGGCGCTTGCAACGCGATGGAGCTGGCGCGCCGACTCGCTGGCGATCGATTTCACGCTCGCCGACAACGCCCGGTGGCACGATGGCCAGCCGGTGACGGCGGAGGATGTGCGCTTCAGCTTTGCGGCGTATGCCGACTCCGCGCTGGGTTCGCCCACCCGCGAGGCGCTGCACGATATCGACAGTGTGCAGATCACGGGGGCGCACGCGGTCCGCGTCTGGTTCGCCCGGCGCGGGCCGAGTCAGTTCAGTGATGCGGCCACCCAAGTGCGGGTGCTGCCGAAGCATCTGCTCGACAGCATTCCGCGCGCCTCCTGGCGATCGTCCGCGTTTGCGCGTCAGCCCGTGGGGAGTGGACGGTTTCGCTTTGGCAGCTGGCAGGCGGGGACCCGCATCGAGCTGATCACCGATTCGGCGAACTACCGTGGACGCGCCAAACTCGATCGGGTGGTGTGGACCATCGCCCCCGATCCCGCGGCCGCGATGCTCCGGCTCACCAGCGGCGACGCTGATTTTCTTGAAGGCGTACGCCCGGACGGCGTCGCGGAGTTGGCGAAGCATCCGAATGTGCGCGTGCTCCGCTCGCCCGGGCTCGCGTACGGGTACCTGCAGTTCAATCTTATGGCGCCGCGGTCGGCCACCGTGCCGCATCCGCTGTTCGGCCAGCGCGAGCTGCGGCGCGCGCTCAGTGCCGGCGTGAACCGCGCGCTCGCGGTGCAGCAGGTGCTGGGCAGCGAGGCGCGTGTCGCACTGGGTCCCGTCACGCGCATTCAGCTGGGTGCCGACACGCTGCTGCCGGCGATCGCCTACGACACGTTGCGCGCCCGTGCGGTGCTGGACTCACTGGGCTGGGTGCGCGGTGCGAACGGCGTGCGCGCCAAGGGAGGCGCCCCGCTCCGCTTCTCGTTGCTGGTGCCGGGGACCAGCACGCAACGGGTGCGACTCGCCGAAGTGCTGCAGCCGATGTTCACGGCGCTGGGGGCGCAGGTGGAGATCACGTCACTCGAGTTTGGCGCGTTCATGGGCCGCCTCGCCGCCGGTGACTTTGACGCGGCGATCATGGCCATTGGGGCCGACCCCGATCTCGGTGGCATTCGCGGCGTGTGGGGGAGCGACGCCAGTCGCCTCAAGGGCGGGCCGAACTTCGGGCTCTACGCGAGCGCCGCGTTTGACAGTGCCGTGACCACCGGGCTCCGGACGACCGATGCCGCGGCCGCGCGTCGCGCGTTCCAACCCGCGTATCGCCTCATTCTTGAGGATGCGCCGGCGATCTGGCTCTTCGAGCCGTACACGCTGAGTGGTGTGTCGACCGCGATCACGACGGAGGGGGTCCGTCCCGATGCCTGGTGGGCGCAGCTCGCGGAGTGGACGCGGGTGCCCGCGGCCGCGCCTGCGGTAAAGCGATAG
- a CDS encoding DUF11 domain-containing protein, with product MTGDLNAGNIVNLVMTVSNAGPASYADTVFGEVFIPAGVKRQIDVQLTEPRIQCEAYRGTHDGLAANVYSDVCRVWFFNGLAAGTSKQAVVPIKLLNEGDYKSWEFTMAKTPTFYTYLDSASVNMHVLPAVKTGGGGTGIGTGTGTALPDLQMTAKASSGSPAAGRAFTATFTVRNSGKGTAATPVFTATVAAGVSLLGITPDAGGASCSISGQTVTCTALPDLAPGGSTGFVLALTAPNSAGNYALSGSMTSVSGDATVANNSATVSVTVK from the coding sequence GTGACCGGCGATCTGAACGCCGGCAACATCGTGAATCTCGTGATGACCGTGAGCAATGCCGGGCCGGCATCGTATGCGGACACGGTCTTCGGCGAGGTGTTCATCCCGGCGGGCGTGAAGCGGCAGATCGACGTGCAGCTGACCGAGCCGCGCATCCAGTGCGAGGCGTATCGCGGCACGCATGACGGACTGGCCGCCAACGTCTACTCTGACGTCTGTCGCGTCTGGTTCTTCAATGGACTCGCGGCTGGCACGTCCAAGCAGGCCGTGGTGCCGATCAAGCTGCTGAATGAAGGCGACTACAAGTCGTGGGAGTTTACCATGGCCAAGACCCCCACCTTCTACACGTATCTCGACAGCGCGTCGGTGAACATGCACGTGCTGCCGGCGGTGAAGACGGGCGGCGGCGGGACGGGCATCGGCACGGGCACCGGCACGGCGCTCCCCGATCTGCAGATGACGGCGAAGGCTTCGAGCGGGTCGCCCGCCGCGGGCAGAGCCTTCACCGCGACCTTCACCGTGCGCAACAGTGGCAAAGGCACGGCCGCGACGCCGGTGTTCACCGCCACGGTCGCCGCGGGCGTGAGCCTGCTGGGCATCACGCCCGACGCCGGTGGCGCTTCGTGCAGCATCAGCGGCCAGACGGTGACCTGCACCGCCCTCCCCGATCTCGCACCGGGTGGCAGCACGGGTTTCGTGCTGGCACTCACGGCGCCGAACTCAGCCGGGAACTATGCGCTGAGCGGGAGCATGACTTCGGTAAGCGGCGATGCCACCGTCGCGAACAACAGCGCGACGGTGTCGGTGACGGTCAAGTAG
- a CDS encoding M20/M25/M40 family metallo-hydrolase, with protein sequence MTTLRTLFASATLTGALFAASLPAQTPLDANQREARDILRQLVNINSTTGTLGVKRAAEAMAARFRLAGFPAADVQLLGPKPELTALVVRYRGRATGKKPVLLMAHLDVVPAKRADWPFDPFVMQEKDGWYYGRGAEDDKAGVATIVATLLRYKRETYLPDRDLIAVFSADEETDGNSMQWLLKQHRALLDAEYALNADAGGVNLEGGQALTHTLQASEKTYANFKVEATNPGGHSSVPRKDNAIYDLSIALAALAKYEFPVRLNEVSRAYFQQSAAAQPADIAALMTAVATNPNGPAAAQLAEKNPYWSSVMRTTCVATLLTGGHADNALPQRATANVNCRMLPDDPTDSVRAALQRVMGSAVKVTLDWPVVTSPVSPLCSDLMTVVERLTRAQFPGATVVPEMSTGATDGLFTRNAGIPTYGLSAIAFEQREPSRAHGQEERVGVNAFHAAVRFWYDMVKALTTPSVTP encoded by the coding sequence ATGACCACACTGCGCACGCTCTTCGCTTCGGCGACCCTCACCGGCGCACTGTTCGCCGCGTCGCTCCCCGCGCAAACGCCCCTCGACGCGAACCAGCGGGAGGCACGCGACATCCTGCGCCAGCTGGTGAACATCAACTCGACCACCGGCACACTGGGCGTGAAGCGCGCGGCGGAGGCCATGGCGGCCCGCTTCCGGCTTGCCGGTTTCCCCGCCGCTGATGTGCAGCTGCTGGGGCCCAAGCCCGAGCTCACCGCGCTCGTCGTGCGCTATCGTGGGCGCGCAACGGGCAAGAAGCCCGTGCTGCTGATGGCGCATCTCGACGTGGTGCCCGCGAAGCGCGCCGACTGGCCCTTCGATCCGTTCGTGATGCAGGAGAAGGACGGCTGGTACTACGGCCGTGGCGCCGAAGACGACAAGGCCGGGGTCGCCACGATCGTGGCGACGCTGCTGCGCTACAAGCGCGAGACGTATCTGCCCGATCGTGATCTCATCGCCGTGTTCAGCGCCGATGAGGAAACCGATGGCAACAGCATGCAGTGGCTGCTCAAGCAGCACCGGGCCCTGCTCGACGCCGAGTATGCGCTCAATGCCGACGCCGGCGGGGTGAATCTCGAGGGCGGCCAGGCGCTCACGCACACGCTCCAGGCGAGCGAAAAGACGTACGCCAATTTCAAGGTCGAAGCGACCAATCCGGGCGGTCACAGCTCCGTGCCGCGCAAGGACAACGCGATCTATGATTTGTCCATCGCACTCGCGGCGCTCGCCAAGTACGAGTTCCCGGTCCGGCTCAACGAAGTGTCGCGCGCGTACTTCCAGCAGAGTGCTGCGGCGCAGCCGGCCGATATTGCCGCGCTCATGACCGCGGTGGCCACCAATCCGAATGGGCCCGCGGCGGCGCAGCTCGCTGAAAAGAACCCCTACTGGAGCTCGGTCATGCGCACCACCTGCGTGGCCACCCTGCTCACCGGAGGGCACGCCGACAATGCGCTGCCGCAGCGGGCCACGGCGAATGTGAATTGCCGCATGCTCCCCGACGACCCCACCGACAGTGTGCGTGCCGCCCTGCAACGCGTGATGGGCAGCGCGGTGAAGGTCACCCTCGACTGGCCGGTGGTGACGAGCCCGGTGTCGCCGCTGTGCTCAGACCTGATGACCGTCGTCGAGCGCCTGACGCGCGCGCAGTTCCCAGGCGCCACCGTGGTCCCGGAGATGTCCACCGGTGCCACCGACGGGCTTTTCACGCGCAATGCCGGCATTCCCACCTATGGCCTGTCGGCCATCGCCTTCGAGCAGCGCGAGCCGAGTCGCGCGCATGGCCAGGAGGAGCGCGTGGGGGTGAATGCCTTTCATGCGGCCGTCCGGTTCTGGTACGACATGGTGAAGGCGCTCACGACGCCATCGGTGACGCCGTGA
- a CDS encoding amidase, with amino-acid sequence MSILDRDALGAFCRHTHVELAATGHGLLDGLTFGLKDLFDVAGHRTGFGSPDWLRTHEPAVASWSLLDGLLAAGATMVGKTHTEEMAFSLTGENAHYGTPINPAAPGRVPGGSSSGSAAAVAGGLVDFAIGSDTGGSVRAPASFCGIYGIRPTHGRLSLAHACPLAPSFDTVGWFARSGAVLEQVGRVLFGAQWRDAGSARPARVLLATDAVALLNAEAQPAFDLALAHVRGALGTLTPVTVADTSLREWFETFRTLQHAEIWQAHGPWVQAVHPTFGPQIATRFDIVSRTDPAEIAAAAPRRTAIRAHLDALLGDDAVLVMPTVPDIAPPLRLPPTETVSVRERSLSLLCVAGLGGLPQVNLPLVLRDGCPLGMSLVGPRGSDERLLDLARRIAA; translated from the coding sequence ATGTCGATTCTCGATCGCGACGCGCTCGGCGCGTTCTGCCGCCACACGCATGTAGAACTCGCCGCCACGGGGCACGGCCTGCTCGACGGGCTGACGTTCGGCCTCAAGGACCTCTTTGACGTGGCCGGCCATCGCACGGGGTTCGGGAGCCCCGATTGGCTGCGCACCCACGAGCCGGCGGTGGCGTCGTGGTCGCTCCTGGACGGGCTGCTCGCCGCGGGGGCGACCATGGTCGGGAAGACGCACACGGAAGAGATGGCCTTCAGCCTGACCGGAGAGAACGCGCACTACGGCACGCCGATCAATCCGGCCGCGCCCGGGCGCGTACCCGGCGGTTCGTCGAGTGGGTCGGCCGCTGCGGTCGCGGGCGGCCTCGTGGACTTCGCGATCGGCAGCGACACCGGTGGCTCGGTGCGTGCGCCGGCCAGCTTCTGCGGTATCTACGGCATTCGTCCGACGCATGGACGCCTGTCGCTGGCACACGCCTGCCCGCTCGCCCCGAGCTTTGACACCGTTGGGTGGTTCGCGCGCTCCGGGGCCGTGCTGGAACAGGTCGGGCGCGTGCTGTTCGGCGCCCAGTGGCGCGACGCCGGGTCCGCGCGGCCAGCGCGCGTGCTGCTGGCGACCGACGCGGTCGCGCTGCTCAATGCGGAGGCACAGCCGGCCTTCGATCTGGCGCTGGCGCATGTGCGCGGCGCCCTGGGCACGCTCACCCCGGTGACCGTCGCCGACACCTCGCTGCGCGAGTGGTTCGAAACCTTTCGCACGTTGCAGCACGCGGAGATCTGGCAGGCGCATGGCCCGTGGGTGCAGGCGGTGCACCCCACGTTCGGCCCACAGATCGCCACGCGTTTCGACATCGTGTCCCGCACGGACCCGGCGGAGATTGCGGCGGCCGCCCCACGTCGCACCGCGATTCGTGCGCATCTGGATGCGCTGCTCGGTGACGACGCCGTGCTCGTCATGCCCACCGTGCCCGACATCGCCCCGCCGCTGCGACTCCCACCCACCGAAACGGTGTCGGTGCGTGAACGCAGCCTCAGTCTGCTCTGTGTGGCGGGGCTCGGCGGGTTGCCGCAGGTGAATCTGCCGCTGGTGCTGCGCGATGGCTGCCCACTGGGGATGTCGCTGGTGGGGCCGCGGGGGAGCGATGAACGGCTCCTCGATCTCGCGCGGCGAATCGCTGCCTAA
- a CDS encoding glutathione peroxidase yields the protein MSLAPYAGKVVLVVNVASQCGFTPQYKGLEKLWRTHRDAGLVIVGCPCDQFGHQEPGNEAEIAEFCSLTYDVTFPLSAKLEVNGANAHPLWQWMQTAKSGLLGTTGIKWNFTKFLIGRDGTVVKRFAPNDTPESIESAIVRALGTPGGTPIVTPPLGTDAIGG from the coding sequence ATGTCGCTCGCCCCGTACGCCGGCAAGGTTGTGCTGGTGGTGAATGTGGCCAGCCAGTGCGGCTTTACGCCGCAGTACAAGGGGCTCGAAAAGCTGTGGCGCACGCATCGTGACGCCGGGCTCGTGATCGTCGGTTGCCCGTGTGATCAGTTCGGTCATCAGGAGCCGGGGAACGAGGCGGAGATCGCCGAGTTCTGCAGCCTGACCTACGACGTCACGTTCCCGCTCAGTGCGAAGCTCGAGGTGAACGGCGCGAACGCGCATCCGCTCTGGCAGTGGATGCAGACCGCGAAGTCCGGTCTGCTCGGCACCACCGGCATCAAGTGGAACTTCACCAAGTTCCTGATCGGGCGTGACGGCACGGTCGTCAAGCGCTTCGCGCCGAACGACACGCCCGAGAGCATCGAGTCGGCCATCGTGCGCGCGCTCGGCACGCCCGGTGGCACGCCGATCGTGACGCCGCCGCTCGGGACCGACGCCATCGGCGGCTGA
- a CDS encoding S1C family serine protease, with product MSHDVLTLAAVSDQLAAAVEEAARSVVAVHARERLASTGVHWRDDLVVTTAATVRRDTGIMLTLSSGERVDATLVGHDPVSDVAVLRSAAVASLPVAAAGDPTALRPGHLVLAVARLDARGPRVAFGAVSQVGGAWRSWKGAEYSQQIQSGLTLYPGFGGTPLVDAHGRVHGLNSGGLSQAMATTIPRPDVDRVVTQLLTTGYVARGWLGAAMQPVRFPDAATAGANGRDGGLLIVGLADGGPAARSGLLVGDIVLGVNGHDVHEPREVLDLLERTAPGSALPFDLLRGGQRTTQTVTVGERPRDAGPARRGGRGRRG from the coding sequence ATGTCCCATGATGTGCTGACCCTCGCCGCCGTCTCCGATCAGCTCGCGGCCGCCGTTGAGGAGGCCGCCCGGAGTGTGGTCGCCGTGCACGCCCGAGAACGCCTGGCGAGTACCGGGGTACACTGGCGCGATGACCTGGTCGTTACCACGGCCGCGACGGTCCGTCGCGATACCGGAATCATGCTGACCCTCTCCTCAGGCGAGCGGGTGGATGCCACCCTCGTCGGGCACGACCCGGTGAGTGATGTGGCCGTGCTCCGGTCGGCGGCGGTTGCCTCTCTGCCCGTGGCGGCGGCCGGTGACCCCACCGCGCTGCGTCCCGGACACCTGGTACTGGCGGTGGCCCGTCTCGATGCCCGCGGACCGCGCGTCGCCTTTGGGGCGGTGAGTCAGGTAGGTGGGGCGTGGCGCAGCTGGAAGGGCGCGGAGTACTCGCAGCAGATTCAGTCGGGGCTCACGCTCTATCCAGGTTTCGGTGGCACCCCGCTGGTCGATGCCCACGGGCGTGTGCACGGCCTCAACTCCGGTGGACTGAGTCAGGCGATGGCCACCACCATTCCGCGCCCCGACGTGGACCGCGTCGTGACGCAGTTGCTGACGACCGGCTATGTGGCACGTGGCTGGCTGGGCGCCGCGATGCAGCCGGTTCGCTTCCCCGACGCGGCCACGGCCGGGGCGAACGGTCGCGATGGTGGCTTGCTGATCGTGGGGCTCGCCGACGGCGGACCGGCCGCGCGCAGCGGCCTGCTCGTGGGCGACATCGTGCTGGGGGTGAATGGACACGACGTGCATGAACCGCGCGAGGTTCTCGATCTGCTCGAGCGTACGGCGCCCGGCTCGGCGCTGCCGTTCGACCTCCTGCGTGGCGGCCAGCGCACGACGCAGACCGTGACGGTGGGCGAGCGTCCGCGCGACGCCGGTCCGGCGCGGCGTGGCGGACGAGGACGGCGCGGATGA
- a CDS encoding S1C family serine protease, with amino-acid sequence MSAARDPRSPVAPIARLLDGVVQVHAGRRGVHQGAGVVWARDAHASCLIVSNAHVATVAPVVVAGRDAERRPAELVARDPQRDVALLLVHDAPATWRPIPPAPQIPRAGTVAMAVGHPLGVGHAVSTGVVHAHGRLDGIPGLPDPAAAHAWLTLDLRLAPGNSGGPVVDADGHLLGVSTMIVAGLGLAIPVADVDAFVARVDGPARLQHGWTRAA; translated from the coding sequence ATGAGTGCCGCGCGTGACCCTCGGTCGCCCGTTGCGCCGATCGCGCGGTTGCTCGACGGCGTGGTGCAGGTGCACGCCGGGCGGCGCGGCGTGCACCAGGGCGCGGGCGTCGTGTGGGCGCGTGACGCACACGCGAGTTGCCTGATCGTGTCGAACGCACATGTGGCGACCGTGGCGCCGGTGGTGGTCGCCGGTCGTGACGCCGAGCGGCGGCCCGCTGAACTGGTCGCGCGCGATCCGCAGCGCGACGTGGCGCTGCTGCTCGTGCACGACGCGCCCGCGACGTGGCGCCCGATTCCGCCCGCGCCGCAGATACCACGGGCGGGCACCGTGGCGATGGCGGTGGGCCATCCGCTCGGTGTGGGCCACGCCGTCAGCACCGGGGTGGTGCACGCCCACGGACGGCTCGACGGGATCCCCGGACTTCCCGACCCGGCCGCCGCCCACGCGTGGCTCACCCTCGATCTGCGACTGGCTCCGGGAAACTCCGGCGGGCCGGTCGTGGATGCGGACGGTCACCTCCTCGGAGTGAGCACGATGATTGTCGCCGGCCTCGGGCTCGCCATTCCCGTGGCCGATGTGGATGCCTTCGTGGCGCGCGTGGACGGCCCCGCGCGGCTGCAGCATGGATGGACGCGTGCGGCCTGA
- a CDS encoding LuxR C-terminal-related transcriptional regulator: MVERPHLVRVFLDVRDPWARRVLRDALARERDVRFVSTMSAADVVLGDAAARTMASPIEPDAAGDHTADGVATEMRPSATLTDRERDVLQALAEGASNDAIADHLGISRSTVKFHLHALYEKLGVRRRAEAVAAGVRRGDVLL; encoded by the coding sequence ATGGTGGAACGACCGCATCTCGTGCGCGTCTTTCTGGACGTGCGGGACCCATGGGCCCGACGGGTCCTGCGCGACGCGCTCGCCCGTGAGCGGGATGTACGCTTCGTCTCCACCATGAGCGCCGCCGACGTGGTGCTCGGCGATGCCGCGGCGCGCACGATGGCCTCGCCGATCGAGCCGGATGCCGCCGGCGACCACACCGCGGACGGCGTCGCCACCGAGATGCGACCGTCGGCGACGCTCACCGATCGGGAGCGGGATGTGCTGCAGGCCCTCGCCGAGGGGGCCAGCAACGATGCCATCGCGGATCATCTCGGCATTTCGCGGAGCACCGTGAAGTTCCACCTCCACGCGCTCTACGAGAAGCTGGGGGTCCGCCGACGGGCCGAGGCGGTGGCGGCGGGCGTTCGTCGCGGCGACGTGCTGCTCTAA
- a CDS encoding SET domain-containing protein-lysine N-methyltransferase — protein MTSILPPGLRVCVLQPDYSASAVDYRHYDPPRDLTPWLPGCVVHHEMLDKRTTYRQLRACAARGYDIYVNLCEGYLDWDVPSIDVIHALELLNLPYTGPTATLYDPSKPLMKYLAYTVGVATPAHVEVPPPGSDETSWEAALAALEVSPERPRFVKPAHAGDSLGVDAGSVVTSLPAMRARVDALRSEYGGVLVEEYIAGRECTVLVLGGIGGAPPVALTPVEYEFPDGTAFKTYALKTSALHPRANVPVRDDALATRLRDAALEVFQGFAGVGYARCDFRVAPDGTLYFLEINFTCSVGYPTGSEGSADWILEHDGLGRAGFFAHIIAEGQARHAAQQRAWERRGNAVSGYGIFARRALRAGAVVFPGEGQSMRVVTRRHVLEHWPAAEQDTFRRYAWPLSDEVFVLWSLRPDDWAPQNHSCAANTRYNGLDVVAARNIAAGEELTLDYGEFVSDGAEPFLCRCGAPTCRGLVAGRAGNSVTAREQGR, from the coding sequence GTGACGTCGATCCTGCCGCCGGGACTCCGGGTGTGCGTGCTGCAGCCCGATTATTCGGCGAGCGCGGTGGACTATCGACACTACGATCCGCCGCGGGATCTCACGCCATGGCTGCCCGGCTGTGTGGTGCATCATGAGATGCTCGACAAGCGCACCACGTACCGGCAGCTGCGGGCGTGCGCCGCGCGCGGATACGACATCTACGTGAACCTGTGCGAGGGGTACCTCGACTGGGATGTGCCGTCCATCGATGTGATCCACGCCCTCGAGCTGCTGAACCTGCCGTACACGGGTCCGACGGCTACGCTGTACGACCCGAGCAAGCCGCTCATGAAGTACCTGGCGTACACCGTGGGGGTGGCGACGCCCGCGCACGTCGAGGTCCCACCGCCGGGCAGCGACGAGACGTCGTGGGAGGCGGCACTGGCCGCCCTTGAGGTGTCACCGGAGCGGCCGCGCTTTGTGAAGCCGGCCCATGCGGGCGACAGCCTCGGGGTCGATGCCGGATCCGTGGTGACCTCGCTGCCTGCGATGCGCGCTCGCGTGGATGCACTCCGCAGCGAATATGGCGGCGTGCTGGTCGAGGAGTACATCGCCGGTCGGGAGTGCACGGTGCTGGTATTGGGTGGCATCGGCGGTGCGCCACCGGTGGCGCTCACGCCTGTCGAATACGAATTCCCCGACGGCACGGCCTTCAAGACCTACGCACTCAAGACGTCGGCGCTGCATCCGCGCGCCAACGTCCCCGTGCGTGACGACGCGCTCGCGACACGGCTGCGCGACGCTGCGCTCGAGGTGTTTCAGGGCTTTGCCGGCGTCGGCTACGCGCGCTGCGATTTCCGAGTCGCGCCCGATGGGACGCTCTACTTTCTCGAGATCAACTTCACCTGCTCGGTAGGGTATCCCACCGGGTCGGAGGGGAGCGCAGACTGGATCCTCGAGCATGACGGACTCGGGCGCGCCGGCTTCTTTGCGCACATCATCGCCGAGGGCCAGGCGCGACACGCAGCGCAGCAGCGCGCGTGGGAGCGCCGCGGCAACGCGGTGAGCGGCTACGGCATTTTCGCGCGCCGGGCGCTGCGCGCCGGAGCCGTCGTGTTTCCCGGTGAGGGGCAGTCGATGCGGGTCGTGACGCGCCGCCACGTCCTCGAGCACTGGCCGGCCGCCGAACAGGACACGTTTCGCCGATATGCGTGGCCCTTGAGCGACGAGGTCTTCGTCCTCTGGAGCCTGCGCCCCGACGACTGGGCCCCGCAGAACCACTCGTGCGCCGCCAACACACGCTACAACGGCTTGGACGTGGTGGCGGCGCGCAATATCGCCGCGGGTGAGGAACTGACGCTCGACTACGGCGAATTCGTGAGCGACGGCGCCGAGCCGTTTCTCTGCCGCTGCGGCGCACCAACCTGCCGCGGGCTCGTGGCAGGGCGCGCCGGCAACTCCGTGACGGCGCGCGAACAGGGGCGCTAG
- a CDS encoding tyrosine phenol-lyase, which yields MPRFPKDHHSWAEPWRIKVVEPLRITSRAERERAARDAGYNTFLLPSDDVYIDLLTDSGTSAMSDRQWAGMMLGDEAYAGSRNFYHLQDAVRKYYGFQHVIPTHQGRGAEHILSRALIKPGDHVPGNMYFTTTRAHQELAGATFHDIIIDEAHDPLVELPFKGNVDLDKLARLVAEVGADRIPYVSVAATVNMAGGQPISLENLRAVRAVTKQHGIRVILDATRAVENAWFIQQREPGQRHRTVADILRDMCACADGATMSGKKDSLVNIGGWLGLNDDEVADEARNLVVLFEGLHTYGGLAGRDMEAMAIGIEESVREEHIRSRIGQVMYLGHQLIDAGVPIVRPIGGHAVYLDAAAMLPHIAREAYPAQALAAALYVESGIRSMERGTVSAGRDAATGEDHVPKLELVRLTIPRRVYTQAHMDVVAESVIALHEIREQINGLRFTYEPRTLRFFQARFAPVGASLFTDPSRPERALAMA from the coding sequence ATGCCACGCTTCCCGAAGGACCACCACTCCTGGGCCGAGCCCTGGCGCATCAAGGTCGTTGAGCCGCTCCGCATCACCAGCCGCGCCGAACGCGAGCGGGCCGCGCGCGACGCCGGCTACAACACCTTCCTGCTGCCGTCCGACGACGTCTACATCGACCTGCTGACCGACTCGGGCACCAGTGCGATGTCCGACCGTCAGTGGGCCGGCATGATGCTCGGCGATGAGGCCTACGCCGGCTCGCGTAACTTCTATCATTTGCAGGACGCCGTGCGAAAGTACTATGGCTTCCAGCACGTGATCCCCACTCACCAGGGGCGCGGCGCGGAACACATTCTGTCGCGCGCCCTGATCAAGCCCGGTGATCACGTGCCGGGCAATATGTACTTCACCACGACGCGCGCGCATCAGGAACTTGCCGGCGCGACGTTCCACGACATCATCATCGACGAAGCGCACGACCCGCTCGTTGAGCTGCCGTTCAAGGGCAACGTCGATCTCGACAAGCTCGCGCGACTCGTCGCTGAGGTCGGTGCCGATCGCATTCCCTACGTATCGGTCGCCGCCACCGTCAACATGGCCGGCGGTCAGCCCATTTCCCTCGAGAACCTGCGGGCCGTACGCGCCGTCACGAAGCAGCATGGCATTCGCGTGATCCTCGACGCGACGCGGGCGGTGGAGAACGCCTGGTTCATCCAGCAACGAGAACCCGGGCAGCGGCACCGCACCGTGGCCGACATTCTGCGCGACATGTGCGCCTGTGCTGATGGCGCGACCATGAGCGGCAAGAAGGATTCACTGGTGAACATCGGTGGCTGGCTCGGCCTCAACGACGATGAGGTCGCCGACGAAGCGCGCAATCTGGTGGTGCTCTTCGAGGGGCTGCACACCTACGGCGGGCTCGCCGGCCGCGACATGGAAGCGATGGCCATCGGTATCGAAGAGAGCGTCCGCGAGGAGCACATCCGCAGCCGCATCGGTCAGGTGATGTACCTCGGCCATCAGCTCATCGATGCCGGCGTGCCGATCGTGCGCCCGATCGGCGGCCACGCGGTCTATCTCGACGCCGCCGCCATGTTGCCGCACATCGCCCGCGAGGCGTACCCGGCCCAGGCGCTTGCCGCCGCACTCTACGTGGAGAGCGGCATCCGCAGTATGGAGCGGGGGACCGTCTCGGCCGGCCGCGATGCGGCCACCGGCGAGGACCATGTGCCGAAGCTCGAACTCGTGCGCCTCACCATTCCCCGGCGCGTGTACACGCAGGCGCACATGGACGTGGTGGCCGAGAGCGTGATCGCGTTGCATGAGATCCGCGAGCAGATCAACGGCCTGCGCTTCACCTACGAGCCACGCACGCTGCGCTTCTTCCAGGCGCGCTTCGCGCCAGTCGGCGCATCGCTCTTCACCGATCCCTCACGGCCGGAGCGTGCCTTGGCCATGGCGTGA